From the Pseudobacteriovorax antillogorgiicola genome, the window TATTGTAAGATCAGGAAGAATCGTAAAAATCCCTTGTTCGATATGCCTCATAACCGAAGCAATATGTCTGGTTTTCATCTCCACTTGATTTTCTACTTCATGAAACGCCTTTTGTAGATTGACGTTGAGCTGCTGAATCTTGTTGCGATCTTGCTTTTCTCTCTGATTGATCTTATCCCCCAGAGCCAAAGACAGTAGGATCACTTCAGCTGCGGAACCAATCGTTACAGCATTGTCAACAATAAACCCCTCTGGTAGAAAACCAAGATTCTTCATCCCTCGCAGAAAGACTCCAAGTAAGAACGATGTAAAGGCGATTCCAAAAAATAGTGACGATCGGCTTCTATGATAAATCCCGACAGAAAACACATAGATGATGAGAAAGGCATCGAACATCACTAGAATATTGCCAAACATCACTGTCGGACCGTACGGTAATATCAATGATCCCAATGACAGACCTACCGAGAGACTAGTCATGCCATGAATTACTCGATGCGTCCGCGGCATGTTCTTCTTTGTTTCTAAGTAGCTCTGGACAAATAGATTAAGAAAGGTATTCACATTGCCAAGAAAGAAGCAGATACTAACATTACCCCACCACGGGTTATCAGGCCAAAGATGCTGTAGAGCAAAGCCCGTCATTGCCATCTGAAGGAGGGCGTAGTTGCTAATATAGGCCACATAAAGAATATAGGAACGATTTTTAAAACTAATAAATAGAAAGAAGTTATAGAGAACCATAACGGTAACGATGCCATAGTAGATTCCCCAGCCCAGGATTTCTTTTTCAAGACGCTCGATATACCCATTATGTCTGGCGAGTTCTATGGGAATTTGAACCGTATCACCTTGCATTCGAAGATAGATCGTCCTTACTTCATCCTGCTCCAACTCAAAGGGGATCACAAAGTTCCTGCTTTCAATGGGACGATCAGCAAATGGTAGATGGTCTCCCATGTGAAGCTCTCGCTTTAATTCGTCACTTCGAAAATCAAATAATGTGATTTGGTTCTGAAGGGGGTAGAGGATCGATAGCAATACTTTGTCTTTTTCTGAGCTAAAGTTTTTCAATCGGAACCTCACCCAGTAGGCCACTTGAGTGAAGCCAAAGTTTGGCGACCCTTCCTGGTGCACCGTCCAAGCATCAGGGGCTAACGCTAGCACGTCTTTCAGTTCCAATTGCCCCTTCGGATCAGCATAAATATCGAGTCCGCGATCAACCCGCACCAGGTCCACATGACTTTGCAAGCCAAAGGTCTCCAGGCAATAGACATGACCTGAAGCAATGACACTAAAAGAGACTACTATTAATCGAAACAGAATCGTGTAGGCCATAGAGCAACCAAGCCAGGTCAAGGGTAAGTGCAGGATAAAGAGTAAGACGAACTAAGGTTTCAAAAATCGTTTTAACGATGCAATAAAGCCACTTTCAGATTTGGTTTTGAAAAGCAGCTCCAGCTCACCTTCATCCAAGAAGATTCCACCACAAGTTTGACAGCGATCGATAAGCACATGATAGAGAGATTCCACCGCCATAACTTTAGAGCAGTTCGGACACTTGCGGACTTTCTCGTGACGCAAGATCCCTCGGGACTTTTCAATATCAAGCTTTTTCTGCTCAACGTACTTATGTATATCAGACCAAAAAATATCCTTATCTAAGTCTGAAGATCCAGGTTGCTTTGCCATAAGTGTCTCTCTCTAGCCAGGTTAGATGTGAAGCCTTCGAAATTATAGCACTTGAAATCCTATCTTACGATAGGGCTGGCAAGCTGTAACAATAAAGCCTAAGTATGACCTAGTAAGATTAAGTATTTTAGCCCCTTACCTGTAATTTCCTTGATCTAGAATCACCACAGTGATAACGCTTATCAATATCAAAAACTTAGAGAGGACAACGTTATGTGGAACGTCCGCACGGGAACCCTTGCGTCTTTAGGCCTATTATTAACTGCTCAAGGCTCAGCCTCGACCAGCCTAAGCCCAGTCGATTTTGCTCAGGCTCGGCAAGAAATTATGAACTTCGCCGGATGTTATCAGGTAGAGTATACCTATAAAGAGTACGAGGCACTTGTTGATGATTACAAACTGAAACCAAGTAAAACCACATATGCCTACGAGTGGATTGTGGCAGATGATCGTGGTGAAGTGATTGACCTGCAACATATCCTGACCATGAAGGACTTTGCCCTGAAACACTGGCGCCAGCGCTGGCAGTATGAATCCCCTTCGGTATTAACCTATCAAGGTGAGCAAACCTGGACAAAATCAGCGAATAAAAAGATTGGCACTTGGACGCAGAAAGTTTTCCAAGTAGACGACAGCCCTCGCTATGAGTGCAGTAGCGCCTGGTATTGGGATGATGACGGCCCCTTTTGGCAGTGTGAAGCCGCGGCTCCACTTCCTAGGCGAGATGCGACGACAAGAGACGACTATCAAATCATGATCCGTAACAACCTTCACCGCAATACGAACGAAGGCTGGATTCACGGTCAAGATAATACCAAACTGGTGGTAGATGAAAAGGATAGTTATCCCCTTGTGAAAGAAAGAGGACTAAATAGCTACAAAAAAGTTGATCCGAGTTTTTGTCAATCTGCGCAAGACTACTGGTCCGAGTTCAGCCTATACTGGAACATTGTTGTAGACGTTTGGGACGATGTTTACTCTGAGGCAGAAACAATTCAGATTCAAGGTCCAACACCATTATGGCAAGAGATCTTCCAAATGGTGGAACGAGCTAAGAACCAAAAACAAAGTCTCGATGCCTTCGAGAATGACTTCAACGAGCTGATTCGCTCGCGAATTTAAGTGTACTTGTCGCTAGCTTCCTTGTCGGAGGCGGCGACAGATATCAAGCATGGACTTTCGTCACAGCGATCATAGGTAAGTTGAGAAGGTGTCGATCAAGCCATTTTTCAGTGACACAGCTATGACCACCTTGCCCCCAGCCCAGGCCCCAGCTATTGGCAACCACATAGCAATAACGACCTTCATGAGCGAGGTGTTCTGGCAGCTCCAGGTAGCCGACAATGTTGATCGCATGGCCTTTGCCGTGCTGATCGAGACCGCCTCCTTCATTGAGCCGGGCAAGATCGATCACGGGTCTTTGACCATAGAAGTTGGGGCTCAAACGCACGGCGGCGATCACGGGTTGATCCTTGTCTAGGACTTCAGGCAAGTCTCCCACACTATAGAAGGAGTCGTAATCAGCTACCCTAGCAACACCTTTTTGAAAGCAGCCGGACGGCAAGGGCACTTGGGTTTCGTTCCCCCTTTGAGCTTCGATCTTATAGGGACACTGAGCCTCGCTTGGAAGATCCAAACGACTTTGCTGTTGGGAATGATCTAACGCTGGAACCGCCCAGCTACCACGCTTGCTGCAAGGCTTATCCTGACAGTCAGGCTTGGCAGCCCAATACACATACTGCTCTGAAATGTCATACTCTTGACCTTGCTGCCTTAAGAGAATCTCCACAGCCCGTGCTGTCGCAAAAGCTGAACAGGTAGGGCGAGCACCCTGATGACGAATGGGTAGATCACGGGCACCGCGAATCATCTTGTAAGTGTAGCGCGCCTTACTGGGCTTGTTGCTACTCTCGCGCTGGACTTTTTTGGGTGCCAACGACTGATAGTCGACCAGGTTCTTTTTAAAGGTTACTCGATCACGATCGAATTTCGAATGATAGCTTTTCCAATAATCGAATGTTTCTTGGTGCTGGCGTTTCATACTCTGTAAAGTAGCCATATACCGGCTCTTCATAGAATCTGCTGTTGCCTTGTACTGCTGACGGTCTGCCCTAGCCTTTTCTTTGAAGCGAGATAACATCTCTTCTTGTACCGATGCTCCCGACTCCTGAGCCTTAGGCTGATCTGGAGCAGCACTTGCTGGCAAAGGACCTAGCACCTTTTCATAGTACTTCTGGTCAAGATTAGTGGCACCTGAGTTCTGGGTCAGATCCTCAAGAATTGCTATCAGTAATGGCGGCAGCTTTTTTTCTGCCCGAGCTGAGACTGACAAGAAAACAAGGAGAGCGCAACAAAACCTCATCGTACGATCTCCAATTGCGAGCGAGCAAGCTGCACCGCATCCTTTTCTGTATTACCGAATCCTGTCGCCGAGATCTCATGTGTAAAAATCACAACGCCCTCAAGCACTCCTTGTAGATTGCAAGAGATCTCTACAAACTGTTGATCAAGCTGTTCAGATCGAGCAAAGACAGTTTTCCGACAGCTAGCCTTTAAGTTTGCTTCGCTTTTCTGTTCACTAACGGAATAGCCTTCTTTTTGGATTATATCCTTAAGATCAGCTTTCAAGTCTAGTGCCAGATCATCTTCGGGGAGGAACTTTAGTCGCTTGTTACCGATCAACTGTTGAACCTCAGCCGAAAGCTGGTCGATGGCTTTTAGGTCTAAGGCATTGCAGCTTCCCAGATTTAAACAAAGGAAAAAATTACTCTTGAGCAGGGGTCCGTTTTCAGTGATATCAGCCTGTGCAGCAACCGCACTGATGATTTTATCTTTTCTAGAAGCTGCGTTTTTAATGGTATCAAGGTGCTGAAGCAGCTTTTCCGAATGGAGCCTAACCTTACTTCGAATAGACTTCAGTAGCTGGCCTTTATTGATCTTAACTACTGTTTGAAACTTGCCACCATCGTTACAGCTTTTAACCACCCGTGCCTCTGTGAGGTTCTCGGAAACCACTGATTCGGCATTGGACTGAAAATCAACTGATAGTCTGTCTTCGACGACCCGACTTGAAGAGTTTACTTGAACTCGAATTTGTTTTGCTAGATCAACCCGCGCAACATCAACAGCAACTGGTTGGATCGTCGATTCTCCATAACCCCAAAAAAAGGATTGATCCCTAGTTTTTTGATTGAAGAACTGAAGACAGGTGTCTTCTCCTTGAGCCAAAGGGCTCCAAAGCATGCTGGCCGCAGCAATAACGGGAAATAGTGTGCGCATCATCAGCGACTCCAGGTTATCAAGGGGACTCGCCCCTTATGACTTATAGGTTGTCGATAAAATCTTTCTGCGCATCCAAAAGCTTTTGCCGGATTTCAGCATTGCCTTTTTGCTTCGGGCTGGTAGCATCGCGCAGCTGCTTAGCGAGCAGGGCTTCCTTCACTGCAATCGAAGCAGCACAGCGGATTTTCAAAACGCGACTGCCAGCCGTATCTGACTGCTCACGGATCTCATAGTAACGCTGCTTCACACTTGCTCCAGATATTGCACCTTGGCTAAGGAACGCTGTAATCGATTCAAATGCTGGATCGTCGGCAGCTGAAGCCTCGTCAAGCTGACCTGAAGTCGTGATGTTTTCCTTAATATAGCGGAGCATTTGTGTCTTCGCATCGAGAGCCGCCGCCTTCATACATGCTTCTGGCCGGCTGTCGCCACTCATGGTCATGATATTCGCAAAATAGACGAGCTTGCCATCTTTCCACATCACCTTAGCCCCTGTTGCCCAGTCAGGCGTATCTTCCATGCCCGCCATTCGCTCGATCACCCGGGATGCACGAAACTCAGGAGCCCCTTCTTCGGGAGTAGAAGAACAGCTAGACAACATGCAAACTCCAAGGCAGAGGGCAAGAACACTTCTCATGAAAAACTCCTTCAATGAATCAATAAAAATGCCACTAGACGAGATTCGCCAAAGACTGATCAGGTATAGTCCAAGTGAGACCTGGATTTATTGCAAGTGTACCTCGAAACTTTTTTTCTTTCATTACCCGGATGAGAGAGATATCAGGGTTTTTTGACCAGACAACAAGAAGCCTTGTGGCTTCCCCTGTGGGCCCGATCATGCTGGGAAAAATCTGCCTAGCCTGCATACTTTCCTATATGAAAACAAATACTTACTTTTTACTCAAACTTGCCCCAAGGCTTATTCCTCAATGCCTAAGCGAATTTAGTTATTTTTAATGGAGTGACAATTCTACAGATTTAGACAGTAAGACTAATGAGTTAAAGTTGATGCCGGAAATGAGTCACATTTTTTTAAGAGCGACCGAACCCATGGTGTCTCCCATTTTATAATAGTGGAAGAATGGGAGGAATACGGATGGAATCTTTTAAAACTTTTACATTACACTGGGACAAAATGTCCTCTAGCATCAAGTATCAGGTGCTAAGCGTTCGCTGCCGTGCTTACCAAAAGGTGGGAAAGTTCTCTAGTGAGAAACGCCCCATGGATGTAGTCGATGTATTTGACCGTCAGTCAAGTTTTCCTATGGTGCTCTATAAGGGTCGTGTCGTCGCTACCATGCGAATTATTAATCACAGGGGAGACCAGTGCCTTGAGCATGACTTTGCTGGCCCAAAGCTACGTGCTCTCGTATCACAACCGTGCCTTGAAATCACCCGCGTATGTGTCGACCCAGACTTTTCGCGACTGGGGCTGACCAACTTACTCTTTCAGGAGGCCGCACAAGCCATTGTCGACTTGGCGTTTCAAAGTAAAAAATTCACAGTGATCGGCTCTTGTACTGAAGAACTCATACCGTTTTATCAGAAGGTGGGCTGCGAGCTTATAGGCTTGGAGTACACCCATCCTGAACTCGGCAACCGCCCTCATCATATTTTCATTGCTGACACGAAAAAACTGATGATGGGTCATATGAATTTTTTCGTATTTGCCGCCGTTGCCGCTAAGGCTGCCCTGCGTGCAAAGCAACTCCATGGCTACCGAAAGATCTGCCCAAAGCTTAACCTAGCACTGCTTGCTCACTATCCCTTGCTCTTTAGCCTAAGGTTACGATCCCTAATAGCTCTAAAGATCAGACAGTGGCGCCGCCTTACGAAGGCCTTGCCACACCGGAGGCAGGCCCGGCTTGCGTTGGGCCAATCATAGCAAGCAGTTCAAAAAGTAAGCAAATTGCGTCGCCTTGGTGAACATTGTATTCTGTTACCAGGGCGATTGACATTTTTTTGGGAGCCAGTGTTTTGAGACGGTTAATCCTTTTAACAGGTCTTACCTGCTTTTTGCTAGGCGCTAGTGGTGACAATCCTGCTCCAGTTGCAAAGCCAACTACTGCACGGCCGAGTCAAGCAAAGGCAGGGCTTGAAGAGGTTCAAGCTCTAGTCGATGCTGGCAAGTATAAGCTCGCCATCCGAAAAGGCTTAAAAATTGGAAAAAAAGCAAAGGATGCCAAGGCATATAACCTTGTGGGGTACTCATACCGCCAGCTCGGACGCTACAAAAAGGCCATCAAAGCCTACAAAATCGCCTTAAGGATCGATCCAACCTTATCCATCGCAAAAGAATATTTGGCAATCGCCTATTTGAAGCAAGGTGACGCGAAGCAAGCAAAGAAGATCTATAAAGTCCTAAAAAGCGAAAACCCAAAGCTAGCAAAAATGGTCAAATTTGAAGCGGAAAAATTGGGAATAAGCCTTTGACGAGAATTGCTGCTTTGCTCGTTATTAGCATTACTTCAATTGAAGTCCTTGCCAATCACTCCTGTAAATTGATCCCAAGTTTCCCGAGCCGAACACCAGTACCATTTTCATGTGAGGACCTTCCTCAGGCTGAGCAATTATCCTGCCAGCGAGGCCAATCGCGGTTTTTCGACAGTAAAATATCTCCAAAAGGGGTAAAAAGCTGTGCTAGCTGCCACCAAGCTTCATTGGGCTTTCGGGGTGAAGCACCGCCTGGAACCCCTAAGATTCCATCTCTTCTTGATATCGGGCGGCGCGCAGGTCCATTTTTCTGGAATGGCCGTGCTAGCACCTTAGCTTCAGCCATTTTCTGGCCTTTATATCATCCCAATGAGATCGATGGGAACCCTGATCATTTCAAACTGTTCGGTGGCTCCACCCAGCTAGTTCAGGACTTAAGCAGATACCTTTCAACGTTGAACACCGCAGATGCTCCTTGGGACGCATATCAACATGGTGATTGTACATCCCTCGATAGTCGATCCATCCAAGGTTTTTTTGAAATATCTGAAGCGGGCTGCCTGAGTTGCCATAACCCTCCTGAGTTTTCAGGAGGGCTTCACAAAATATTCTATCGCAATCTACCAAACGACCTTTTCCAAGAGAGTGAGCCTCGGTATCTTGTGGATCTAGATCTACATCAGAAAGCCAAACCTATTGTAAGCTTATGGAGCGTCGCTCCAAGCTTGCGCAACCTTTCATTTGAAGGCCAGTCTTTTGGTCGTTTCGGCCAGCACTATCAGCTGGAATCATTCATTCATTATCATCTGTGGCAGGTATCAGCAAAGGGAGCTACCAACGTTCCAGATATTGTATTTTTTCTGATGAACAGCCTTCAATCCCGGCCTGAGCTCGGCAAAGCAGGTCATCAACGCAGCCTATGGTTGGACGTGGAGCATGTTTTCCAAAACATACCTTCTCAAAGAATCATCACATTCTCAAAAACTCGTCACATGATTCGTTAATTCGTAAGTAATTCGCCAAATCCCACTACCCTTACCTTTTCGTAACTGTCTTAAAACAATCTACTTTCTAAAGATTCTTATCAATTCGAAAAAATGTCTAATCCTGATCACATCATTTCGCGATGGGAATATTAGCACTCAGCACTGGTTTGCTTTAGAGATTTGGAGACATTTTATGAACGCAAAGTTAATCTTGCGAGTATTTCTCGTTATCCATTGGTTTCTTAACCCTGACCTTCTCCTAGCGGAAACCAAAGAAACCTGCCAATTCCACAATCACTGGCCTGATCAGTCTTCCAGCATTGACACCTTCTACGTAACTCCAGAGGTTTTATACCTTCGGCAAGGACCCGGCAAGGGCGCCCGGATTAAAGACTTCTTGGCACGCAATCAAAAAATCACAAAAATGGCTACTCCTCTCGTAGAGGCACCATCAGGCTACTGGATGGAAGTCATTGTCAAGTCCCCGCAAGGACAGCAAGTGGGCTGGGTTTTGTCTGACTTTCTATCCCGAGACCCTATGGCTTCCACAAGATTGAAGCAGCAATTTGCAAAAGTGGATTTTTCCTTGCAAGACAAAGTCTGTGAGTTTGCTCAAAACCCAAGGCGGAACGTTAAGGGCATCTACCTAACAATGTATTCATCCTATGGTCACCGATTCGATAAATACCTGAAGCTAGCTAGAGATACAGAGATTAATAGCTTCGTGGTTGATGTTAAAGACGAGCGTGGCAAAATCTTATTTAAGAGTAAAACGGTTAGCCAAAGACATCCCAAACAGGCTAAGAAAAACCTATATGAGACTCTCGACAAGCTTAGTGCAAAAACGAAGGCAGACAATATTTATTTGATAGGCAAACTCGTCGTATTCAAAGATGATTCGTACGCTCGTACATTTCCTGAGTCTGCTATCAGAAACGATGCAGGACAGTTATTTGAGGACCGTGATGGCCTTGCTTGGGTCAGTCCTCATAACAGACAGTACTGGAACTACATGGTCGGCATCGCAGAGGAGATGGCTCTTCAAGGAGTCCAAGAAATTCAGTTTGACTACGTTCGGTTTCCAGACACTAGCAAAAGCCTCCATTACCCCGATCGCCAAAGTGAAGGGCGCGTCGAAGCGATTCAAGGCTTTCTAAGTTATGCCTATCAGCGTCTGAAACCCTATGGAGTTTATATCAGCGCGGATGTGTTTGGTCTGGTTCCCAACACATCCGGTGACCTCTACATAGGCCAGCATTGGGAGGCCCTAAGCAATGTTGTCGATTATATCTCTCCTATGATGTATCCCAGCCACTATGCTCGCGGATTTCGTGGTCTAAAGAGTCCAGACAATGCTCCTTACAAGACCATCTATTACTCCGCCCGTGATGCTGTGAAGCGCAATCAAAATATACCGAGTCCCGCTACTATACGACCGTGGATTCAGGGGTTTACAGCTACTTGGCTCAGCGATCATCTAAGCTATGGCCCTCAAGAACTCAAAGAGCAGGTGGATGCCTTAGCAGAGTTGGGAGTCCATGAGTATTTGATTTGGAACCCAAAGAATCGATACGACGCGATCCTCAACCCCGTCCAACAGGTGGCAGAGGTCGAACCCATGGCAGCCGAAACTCCATCGGGCTCAAAACTCTAGACCACTCGAACGGCTTAGTGCTTGATAATGATGGAGAAAGATAAAGTTTTGAGGCTAGTCTTGACAGCTATGAATCCAGCCTTACCTTTTCTTTAGAAGGAGGGCTTATGGACCATGCTAAGAGACCTACCCATGATGCAGAAAATCATGCCCCGCTTCCTCCCATTCCAAGTCATTGGGAAGGAGACTATCGTGATCTCAGTACCGATGACTTTCTAGAAGATGCTTCTAAACCGAGTCCAGGTCCTCTTTATACTTTAATTTATAAAAACGCGCTAACACCGACCATTTATTGGTCGGTGACCCTTATTATAGCAACGATCTTCCACTGGCTTTATGGACATCAATACGATCTCACCGCCAGTTATCAAAGTGTCTTTCAGGGTGACCAAGTTTGGAAACTGTGGAGTTCCCTATGGATTCATAGTGATATAGAGCACCTTCTATCGAATCTGTGGCTTTTCAGCGTGTTTGCCTATCTACTGCGGGCCTTTTGGGGACCAAGTGTATTTCCAGTTTTAAGCTTTGGCATTCTCGGGGCATTGACCACAGCGACAACCATTTACCACTACGGCCCAGGACCGCGGCTTTTAGGAGCTTCGGGAATGATTTATGGGATGATCGGGTTATGGCTCGTCACCTATTGCCGCTATGAGACTAGATTTTCCTTAGGAACCAGAATCTTTCGATCCATAGGCTTTGTTCTTATCATGCTATTTCCGACAACTGTAACAAAAAATGTCAGCTACTCCGCCCATGCCTTTGGTTTTTTGTGGGGCTTAGGTTTCGGAACACTTCTGATCCTCATGCGCGGTAACAATCATCCAGAACAGGAATCTGAGAGAGCTTTAGAATCACCTAAAGCAGTGATCACATCGACAGCCCCACAGGATCTATCTCACTTCGAAGTAGGGCAACACTATCCGCCACCAAAACTGCCAAACCAGGATACATAGATTGTAGCTTCCGCCGCGACGACTCCGAGCAATAGAACTCATCGATTGCAGCTGCCACAAATTCTTCAATATGACTCATGCGATAGGAAGCATTTAGATCCGCAGGAGAAGGCCACCTTCGCCAGTAGCGAAAGGCCTGCTGCCAAATGGCGGAACGACTCCAGCCCGAATTAAAGTCAAGCACATGACCGATTTCATGAAGCGCAAGGGAGTTCGCACTGTGCGGCAAACCTGGGTGGCCGAGATATGCGCCATCGCGATCGCCAGCACCTGGAACGTGGTCCCATGTATAGCCACTTAGTTCCCAACCCCGAGGTACTAAGCCCTGAAGGTGTCTGAACTTGGGAAACTCGATGATACTCTGGTTACTCAAGTGAACTTTGATTTGTCGTTTCTTAAGAAACAAGCGAGCGGTCAAAGGTAAGCGCATCATTTCGTTTAAGTGCACAATGCGTACTTGCTTCGAAGCTCCGAAATCAACCACCTCAAAATCTTTGTAAGCCCTTGGGTGAAGTTTCTTATACGACACATCGCACCGGGTCTGGATAGCTCCTGGATCAACTTTTTGACCAATGTCTATTGCGCTATGAGCATTTGACCCACCCACAAAAATCCATAAAACTACCATCAATATTGGCCAATTCATTGAGTCTCTCCCTTCAATAACCGAAACGTATTTAGCCAAATTTAGGTAAGAACTCAAGGGAGCAACTTGGTCGCATTACGTCAATCTTGCTAGAATATAAAGATGCACTGGAGGATGGCATGCAATACTTCAAGCTTTCTTTATTTATTGTTCTATGTGGTTGTGGTGACCCATCTCCTTGGTATCATTTTCAAAGTCAAATCTACCGATCCCTGACCCAGAAAAACTTAGATCTTTTAAGGGAAGGAACTGAGGACTTCGAGCCATTTAAAGTTGCGCTCACAGCCGACCCTCAGGTCGTCGTTGGTTTTCTTCAAAGCTGTCGTACGGAAATCAACAAACGCAATGATATCGACTTTTCGTTGCTGTTAGGCGACCTCACGGATAGAAGCCTAGGCCGGGAATTCGAGTGGGTAGCAGACATAATCCGGGATTTTCGCCGGCCCATGCTCACAGTGGTCGGTAATCACGATGGATTGATCTACGGCAATGATCTGTACCAGAAGATGTTTGGTGATCTAAATTACTCATTTATCTACAACGATGTAAAATTCATCATGTGGAATAACAACCCCTATGAGTGGGGCTATCCGGACATTGCTTGGCTTGAGCAAGAGATTGAAAGTCATCCTCGCGTTGTCATAGGCTCCCACCAACCTCCTGGCAGCGTCGAGCGATATCCTGAGATTAACGCGATTTGGGAAGGCTTCTACGCCAACCCCAATGTCCTAGGTTCGGTTCATGGCCACCTTCATAACTGGATTTATCGAGAAATCAGTGGCAAACCCGTTCTCACAGTCGCAAGGGTTACTGACACCAATTGGGGCATTATGGAGTTTGATGACGAGGGAAATTTGATCTTTCATAAGTGCCAAGGAAGCTCATGCGAAGCCTTACCCTAATCTTTGTAGTCTTAGCCAGCCTCAAGCAGGGAGTCGCCCAGGAGCAGGCAGTGCCCCCTAGCCGCGGACCCGACTATAGACTCCAACACCAATATGGAGCGAATAAAGGCTTCTACTCCCTCGGTATTGGATACGAGAATCATGGTTTTGAGCCGTCGGTATCAATCGGGTGGACGCCACCGAACATCAGTCAGCTAAACTTTGAACTTAATTGGCAGGTGTGGCGAGCTGCGAAGAAAGAGGTTTTTGAGTGCCTCTTAGGCTTTTCACTGCTATTGAATGGTTCGCCCAACACCTACTTTGAGCTTCCAAAGCAATACCCTAACAAATACTATCCACCCAACGCCTACTTCTTTGGTGTGCAAGCCGTTTTAAGACATCACAATTTCTATGTGGAAATAAGCATGCTTGACTACTATTTTGAAGTTTTAGCGCGAAATGCACCTGGCACCATGAGGAGTGGCGATCTCTTGTCCGTAGGAGTGGGCTACGTTCAAGAGATTGATTTATCTTGGTCTGAATTCCTAGAAATCCTAAAGCTCTAAGGTTGCACACAGTTGAATGTGAGGCTCAGATCTAGTCCACTGAAGCTAATGGTCTCAAGTCGTGAAGTCATCAAGGGTCCAAATGTTTCCATAACTAGTTGGCATTGGCTTTTAGACAGCTGATACTCTCGCTCTTCTGTGGATGGGTCGTCATTAGCAATGACTCTCAAGAACTCGTGTAGCCCCATTTTCAAGAACCATTC encodes:
- a CDS encoding DUF6607 family protein; translated protein: MWNVRTGTLASLGLLLTAQGSASTSLSPVDFAQARQEIMNFAGCYQVEYTYKEYEALVDDYKLKPSKTTYAYEWIVADDRGEVIDLQHILTMKDFALKHWRQRWQYESPSVLTYQGEQTWTKSANKKIGTWTQKVFQVDDSPRYECSSAWYWDDDGPFWQCEAAAPLPRRDATTRDDYQIMIRNNLHRNTNEGWIHGQDNTKLVVDEKDSYPLVKERGLNSYKKVDPSFCQSAQDYWSEFSLYWNIVVDVWDDVYSEAETIQIQGPTPLWQEIFQMVERAKNQKQSLDAFENDFNELIRSRI
- a CDS encoding zf-TFIIB domain-containing protein, with the protein product MAKQPGSSDLDKDIFWSDIHKYVEQKKLDIEKSRGILRHEKVRKCPNCSKVMAVESLYHVLIDRCQTCGGIFLDEGELELLFKTKSESGFIASLKRFLKP
- a CDS encoding C1 family peptidase codes for the protein MRFCCALLVFLSVSARAEKKLPPLLIAILEDLTQNSGATNLDQKYYEKVLGPLPASAAPDQPKAQESGASVQEEMLSRFKEKARADRQQYKATADSMKSRYMATLQSMKRQHQETFDYWKSYHSKFDRDRVTFKKNLVDYQSLAPKKVQRESSNKPSKARYTYKMIRGARDLPIRHQGARPTCSAFATARAVEILLRQQGQEYDISEQYVYWAAKPDCQDKPCSKRGSWAVPALDHSQQQSRLDLPSEAQCPYKIEAQRGNETQVPLPSGCFQKGVARVADYDSFYSVGDLPEVLDKDQPVIAAVRLSPNFYGQRPVIDLARLNEGGGLDQHGKGHAINIVGYLELPEHLAHEGRYCYVVANSWGLGWGQGGHSCVTEKWLDRHLLNLPMIAVTKVHA
- a CDS encoding rhomboid family intramembrane serine protease — encoded protein: MDHAKRPTHDAENHAPLPPIPSHWEGDYRDLSTDDFLEDASKPSPGPLYTLIYKNALTPTIYWSVTLIIATIFHWLYGHQYDLTASYQSVFQGDQVWKLWSSLWIHSDIEHLLSNLWLFSVFAYLLRAFWGPSVFPVLSFGILGALTTATTIYHYGPGPRLLGASGMIYGMIGLWLVTYCRYETRFSLGTRIFRSIGFVLIMLFPTTVTKNVSYSAHAFGFLWGLGFGTLLILMRGNNHPEQESERALESPKAVITSTAPQDLSHFEVGQHYPPPKLPNQDT
- a CDS encoding tetratricopeptide repeat protein, with product MRRLILLTGLTCFLLGASGDNPAPVAKPTTARPSQAKAGLEEVQALVDAGKYKLAIRKGLKIGKKAKDAKAYNLVGYSYRQLGRYKKAIKAYKIALRIDPTLSIAKEYLAIAYLKQGDAKQAKKIYKVLKSENPKLAKMVKFEAEKLGISL
- a CDS encoding GNAT family N-acetyltransferase, which translates into the protein MESFKTFTLHWDKMSSSIKYQVLSVRCRAYQKVGKFSSEKRPMDVVDVFDRQSSFPMVLYKGRVVATMRIINHRGDQCLEHDFAGPKLRALVSQPCLEITRVCVDPDFSRLGLTNLLFQEAAQAIVDLAFQSKKFTVIGSCTEELIPFYQKVGCELIGLEYTHPELGNRPHHIFIADTKKLMMGHMNFFVFAAVAAKAALRAKQLHGYRKICPKLNLALLAHYPLLFSLRLRSLIALKIRQWRRLTKALPHRRQARLALGQS
- a CDS encoding cytochrome c peroxidase, with the protein product MTRIAALLVISITSIEVLANHSCKLIPSFPSRTPVPFSCEDLPQAEQLSCQRGQSRFFDSKISPKGVKSCASCHQASLGFRGEAPPGTPKIPSLLDIGRRAGPFFWNGRASTLASAIFWPLYHPNEIDGNPDHFKLFGGSTQLVQDLSRYLSTLNTADAPWDAYQHGDCTSLDSRSIQGFFEISEAGCLSCHNPPEFSGGLHKIFYRNLPNDLFQESEPRYLVDLDLHQKAKPIVSLWSVAPSLRNLSFEGQSFGRFGQHYQLESFIHYHLWQVSAKGATNVPDIVFFLMNSLQSRPELGKAGHQRSLWLDVEHVFQNIPSQRIITFSKTRHMIR
- a CDS encoding putative glycoside hydrolase, which produces MNAKLILRVFLVIHWFLNPDLLLAETKETCQFHNHWPDQSSSIDTFYVTPEVLYLRQGPGKGARIKDFLARNQKITKMATPLVEAPSGYWMEVIVKSPQGQQVGWVLSDFLSRDPMASTRLKQQFAKVDFSLQDKVCEFAQNPRRNVKGIYLTMYSSYGHRFDKYLKLARDTEINSFVVDVKDERGKILFKSKTVSQRHPKQAKKNLYETLDKLSAKTKADNIYLIGKLVVFKDDSYARTFPESAIRNDAGQLFEDRDGLAWVSPHNRQYWNYMVGIAEEMALQGVQEIQFDYVRFPDTSKSLHYPDRQSEGRVEAIQGFLSYAYQRLKPYGVYISADVFGLVPNTSGDLYIGQHWEALSNVVDYISPMMYPSHYARGFRGLKSPDNAPYKTIYYSARDAVKRNQNIPSPATIRPWIQGFTATWLSDHLSYGPQELKEQVDALAELGVHEYLIWNPKNRYDAILNPVQQVAEVEPMAAETPSGSKL